A genomic window from Streptomyces sp. 846.5 includes:
- a CDS encoding YbjN domain-containing protein yields the protein MDNEESARARAVDVLRSALDDAGVAWEQPSGDPHTFVATLPGSRKLSTTCSLRVGEHTLSINAFVVRHPDENHEAFYRWLLERNTRLYGIAYAIDRLGDVYLAGRLPLAAVTPDEVDRLLGAVLSNADEPFNTLLELGFATAIKREWEWRTKRGESTRNLDAFTRLTGDGRS from the coding sequence ATGGACAACGAGGAGTCGGCCCGCGCGCGGGCGGTGGACGTACTGCGGTCGGCACTGGACGACGCCGGAGTGGCCTGGGAGCAGCCCTCCGGCGACCCGCACACCTTTGTGGCGACCCTGCCGGGCAGCCGCAAGCTGTCCACCACCTGCTCACTGCGGGTCGGCGAGCACACCCTCAGCATCAACGCCTTCGTGGTCCGCCACCCCGACGAGAACCACGAGGCGTTCTACCGCTGGCTGCTGGAACGCAACACCCGCCTGTACGGGATCGCCTATGCGATCGACCGGCTCGGCGACGTGTACCTGGCCGGCCGGCTGCCGCTGGCGGCGGTGACGCCGGACGAGGTGGACCGGCTGCTGGGCGCGGTGCTCAGCAATGCGGACGAGCCCTTCAACACGCTGCTGGAGCTGGGGTTCGCCACGGCGATCAAGCGCGAGTGGGAGTGGCGCACGAAGCGCGGGGAGTCCACGCGCAACCTGGATGCGTTCACCCGACTGACCGGTGACGGGCGTTCCTGA